From a single candidate division KSB1 bacterium genomic region:
- a CDS encoding ZIP family metal transporter: MNILFFSFLAAGATILGGSIPLLHKKLSDKQLTLLVAFSAGILLSTGLNHMVAESFSESGRWGMLSVSIGFVVLYGYEKMAMVHACREQDCHVHHFGGSALVGMGFHSFLDGFAIAVSFEFEKTLGVLVIVAVMLHRLPTGISMAVIMLSNKYNESKAWKTLTTIAGLTVVGALAGTLIPVQEQFILSFAVGLTGGTFLYISTSDLLPLAHESSQDYWVPIAFLVGFLGILTASFLNGV, translated from the coding sequence ATGAACATCCTATTCTTCTCATTCCTTGCCGCCGGCGCAACCATCCTTGGCGGCAGCATTCCTTTGCTCCACAAAAAATTGAGCGATAAGCAGTTGACTCTGCTCGTTGCTTTCTCGGCAGGGATTCTGCTCTCCACCGGCCTGAATCATATGGTTGCCGAAAGCTTTAGTGAGTCTGGACGCTGGGGCATGCTTTCGGTTAGCATCGGGTTTGTGGTTCTTTATGGCTATGAGAAAATGGCCATGGTGCACGCATGCCGGGAACAGGACTGTCATGTCCATCATTTTGGCGGCTCCGCTTTGGTAGGAATGGGATTTCACAGTTTTTTGGATGGATTTGCCATTGCCGTCAGTTTTGAGTTTGAAAAGACACTTGGTGTGTTGGTTATTGTGGCAGTCATGCTGCATAGATTGCCAACAGGCATCTCAATGGCGGTCATCATGCTTTCAAATAAATATAACGAAAGCAAAGCCTGGAAAACCCTAACCACAATTGCTGGCCTTACCGTCGTTGGTGCTTTAGCCGGAACTTTGATTCCCGTTCAGGAGCAGTTTATCCTGAGTTTCGCGGTAGGACTTACCGGCGGCACTTTCCTCTACATTTCCACGAGTGATCTCCTTCCTTTGGCTCATGAAAGCAGTCAGGATTATTGGGTGCCAATCGCTTTCCTCGTTGGATTTCTGGGTATTCTCACCGCAAGCTTCTTAAACGGCGTATAA
- a CDS encoding response regulator, which yields MKSNTDQPLFDNLKCIKNDLESNPENLEKYFQILKLASVGEMMGEISHTFNNILGGILGYSQLLKEQLQEGSDALRQAEVIEKASKRASKLVSQMQFFTQKQSYQKRIVDPKQIVTEVTLILESTFNKNIKITSQFNHGSARLFVDLAAIYQILLNICRNCKDAMPEGGELAMRTELKDQFVTFEISDTGFGIDSNDLPHIFEPFFSRKESGFASGMGLAVAEAIVKDNQGRIVAESEVGKGTVFRVFLPTAKPSGKLTKSADNQDKFMKADGELIMVVDDEEDLREMAKRILEKRGFKVVIAGSGETAIKVFEKHANEIKLVILDMILPEGDGTKVYKKIKELRKDSKFILTSGYIHNAPFQELIENNQENFLPKPWDITELIEEAERVLKTA from the coding sequence ATGAAATCTAACACGGATCAACCCCTTTTTGACAACCTCAAATGTATTAAAAATGACCTGGAGTCCAATCCGGAGAACCTCGAAAAATATTTTCAAATTCTCAAACTCGCCAGCGTCGGCGAAATGATGGGGGAAATAAGCCACACCTTTAACAATATTCTAGGCGGCATTCTCGGTTACTCGCAATTGCTTAAAGAACAATTACAGGAAGGCAGCGATGCGCTTCGACAAGCCGAAGTTATCGAAAAAGCCTCCAAACGAGCCTCGAAGTTGGTTTCGCAGATGCAGTTCTTTACTCAAAAGCAATCCTATCAAAAAAGAATCGTCGATCCCAAGCAAATCGTTACCGAAGTTACATTGATTCTGGAAAGCACTTTTAATAAAAATATTAAAATCACCAGTCAATTCAATCATGGCTCTGCAAGATTGTTTGTCGATCTTGCCGCCATCTATCAAATCCTTCTCAATATCTGCCGGAATTGTAAAGATGCCATGCCCGAGGGAGGCGAGCTGGCAATGCGTACGGAACTCAAAGATCAATTTGTAACTTTTGAAATATCCGATACCGGCTTTGGCATTGATTCAAATGACCTGCCGCATATTTTCGAACCATTTTTCTCAAGAAAAGAATCAGGGTTTGCGAGTGGAATGGGTCTCGCCGTCGCCGAAGCAATCGTAAAAGATAACCAGGGAAGGATTGTGGCTGAATCTGAAGTTGGCAAAGGAACGGTTTTTCGTGTGTTTCTTCCGACTGCTAAGCCATCCGGAAAATTGACTAAATCAGCCGACAATCAGGATAAATTTATGAAGGCTGATGGAGAGCTTATCATGGTGGTTGACGATGAGGAAGATCTCCGTGAAATGGCAAAACGGATTCTTGAAAAGCGAGGATTTAAAGTTGTAATTGCCGGTTCAGGCGAGACTGCCATCAAAGTTTTTGAAAAGCATGCCAATGAAATCAAACTCGTTATTTTAGACATGATTTTACCGGAAGGAGACGGCACAAAAGTTTACAAAAAAATTAAAGAGTTGCGCAAGGATTCAAAATTCATTCTCACCAGCGGCTACATCCACAATGCGCCTTTTCAGGAACTGATTGAAAATAATCAAGAAAACTTCCTTCCTAAACCCTGGGATATTACAGAGTTAATCGAAGAAGCTGAGCGGGTGCTGAAAACGGCTTAG
- the pruA gene encoding L-glutamate gamma-semialdehyde dehydrogenase — protein MVSEFRNHPLTDFSKDENRQKMQAALEEVKSQFDRTYDLYINGQEIETGDILKSYNPCQKDQVVGSFHKAGNDDVETAIAAAEKAFESWRFVAPEKRADYLFKAAAVMRRRQFELSAWMVYETGKSWAEADGDSAEAIDFLEFYAREMLRYAEKQPITPIAGEENEMIYIPLGVGAIIPPWNFPLAILAGMSSAAIVSGNCILLKPASDSPTIGQKFVEIMQEVGLPAGVLNYIPGSGSVIGDTIVTHPKIRFITFTGSKEVGLRINELAAKPQKGQIWIKRVVAEMGGKDAMIVDSEANLDEAVEAVVSSTFGYQGQKCSACSRAIVDESLYDEFLEKLVERTRKITMGEVENPDHFMGAVINKSAQEKALKYIESGKKDGRLLHGGQAGSDSGYFVQPTIIADIDSKDQLAQEEVFAPVLAVIKSRDLDHALEIANDTEFGLTGAIYSENEEKLKKARDIFHAGNLYLNRKCTGAFVGAHPFGGFNMSGTDSKAGGRDYLLLFLQAKTISRKV, from the coding sequence ATGGTTTCCGAATTTAGGAATCATCCACTGACTGATTTTTCAAAAGATGAAAATCGCCAGAAAATGCAGGCTGCTCTTGAAGAAGTCAAGAGCCAGTTTGACCGCACATACGATTTGTATATTAACGGTCAGGAAATTGAAACCGGCGATATTCTAAAATCTTACAATCCCTGTCAAAAAGACCAGGTTGTCGGCAGTTTCCACAAAGCCGGCAACGATGATGTGGAAACCGCTATCGCTGCTGCAGAAAAAGCGTTTGAATCCTGGCGTTTCGTTGCCCCGGAAAAACGAGCGGATTACCTGTTCAAAGCAGCCGCAGTCATGCGCCGCCGGCAATTTGAGCTCAGCGCGTGGATGGTTTATGAAACCGGCAAGAGCTGGGCAGAAGCGGACGGGGACAGCGCCGAGGCTATCGATTTTCTGGAATTTTACGCCCGGGAAATGCTGCGCTATGCTGAAAAGCAGCCAATCACGCCAATTGCCGGAGAAGAAAACGAAATGATCTACATTCCACTCGGGGTTGGCGCGATCATCCCGCCTTGGAATTTTCCTTTGGCTATCCTTGCGGGGATGAGCAGTGCTGCGATTGTTTCCGGAAACTGCATCTTGCTCAAGCCTGCCAGCGATTCGCCAACCATTGGTCAGAAATTTGTTGAAATTATGCAGGAAGTCGGGCTGCCGGCAGGAGTCCTGAACTACATTCCGGGCAGCGGCTCGGTTATCGGGGACACAATTGTTACGCATCCGAAGATTCGTTTTATCACATTCACTGGATCTAAAGAAGTCGGCCTGCGGATAAACGAGCTGGCGGCCAAACCGCAGAAAGGGCAAATTTGGATTAAACGCGTCGTTGCTGAAATGGGTGGCAAAGACGCCATGATAGTCGACAGCGAAGCGAATCTGGATGAAGCAGTGGAAGCTGTGGTGAGTTCTACTTTCGGTTATCAGGGACAAAAGTGCTCTGCCTGTTCACGTGCTATTGTCGACGAATCCCTCTATGACGAATTCCTGGAAAAGTTAGTGGAACGAACCAGGAAAATCACCATGGGTGAAGTAGAAAACCCGGACCATTTTATGGGAGCGGTGATCAATAAATCTGCTCAGGAAAAGGCGTTAAAATACATCGAAAGCGGCAAAAAAGACGGTCGGCTACTTCATGGCGGTCAAGCAGGTTCTGACTCCGGCTATTTTGTGCAGCCCACGATTATTGCCGATATCGACTCGAAAGATCAGCTCGCTCAGGAAGAGGTCTTTGCACCGGTACTCGCCGTAATCAAATCCCGTGATTTGGATCATGCTTTAGAAATTGCCAATGACACCGAGTTTGGTCTTACCGGAGCTATCTATTCAGAAAACGAGGAAAAGCTGAAAAAGGCCAGAGATATTTTCCATGCCGGTAACCTGTATTTGAACAGAAAATGTACCGGAGCCTTTGTAGGGGCGCATCCGTTCGGCGGCTTCAACATGTCAGGCACCGACTCAAAGGCCGGTGGGCGGGATTACTTGCTATTGTTTTTACAGGCGAAGACGATTTCAAGGAAGGTGTGA
- a CDS encoding spore maturation protein, with amino-acid sequence MALNYIWGAFFLIAFVVALIKLLFLGDTEVFTKMVESTFTMAETSVNIAIYLIGVMTLWLGIMKIGEEGGAVKILSKIINPLFRKLFPELPKDHPAGGSMLMNFAANMLGLDNAATPLGLKAMNELQELNPNKDTASNAQIMFLVLNTSGLTVIPISIMALRAAQGAANPADVFIPILLTTYFSTLAGLIVVSIYQKINLLNLTVLGYLGVGSLAIAGIIYYFYLLPQESIGKQSGLAGNFILFSIIITFLSLAIRKKVNVYETFVEGAKEGFTVAVKIIPYLVAMLVAIGVFRASGALDMLVAGIGWCFATLGANTDFVPALPTAFMKPLSGSGARGMMVEAMQTYGADSFVGRLASTFQGSTETTFYTIAVYFGAVNIRKARYTVTCGLIADLAGIIAAIFIVYLFFG; translated from the coding sequence ATGGCTCTCAATTATATTTGGGGAGCATTTTTCCTGATCGCTTTTGTTGTCGCGCTGATCAAACTGCTCTTTTTGGGTGACACTGAAGTCTTCACAAAAATGGTGGAGAGTACGTTCACGATGGCTGAGACCAGCGTGAACATCGCTATCTATTTGATCGGTGTGATGACTTTGTGGCTGGGCATCATGAAAATCGGCGAAGAAGGCGGCGCCGTAAAAATACTCTCCAAAATTATCAACCCGCTTTTCAGAAAACTGTTCCCGGAACTTCCGAAAGATCATCCCGCTGGCGGCTCAATGCTTATGAACTTCGCCGCCAATATGCTGGGCCTGGATAACGCTGCCACTCCGCTCGGTTTGAAGGCAATGAACGAATTGCAGGAACTCAACCCGAACAAAGATACCGCCTCAAATGCCCAAATCATGTTTCTGGTTTTAAATACTTCCGGACTGACTGTCATTCCGATCAGTATTATGGCTCTTCGGGCAGCGCAAGGAGCAGCCAACCCCGCCGACGTCTTCATCCCGATTTTACTAACGACCTATTTTTCCACGCTGGCGGGACTGATTGTGGTTTCCATTTATCAAAAAATCAATCTTTTGAACTTGACGGTTTTGGGGTACCTTGGCGTGGGCAGTTTAGCAATTGCAGGAATTATTTATTATTTTTACCTGCTTCCACAGGAATCCATCGGCAAGCAGTCGGGTCTGGCAGGTAATTTTATTTTGTTTTCAATCATAATTACTTTTTTAAGTCTGGCAATTAGAAAAAAAGTGAACGTTTACGAAACTTTTGTTGAAGGAGCTAAAGAGGGCTTTACTGTGGCGGTGAAAATCATTCCTTATTTAGTGGCAATGTTGGTTGCTATCGGCGTTTTTAGGGCATCGGGTGCCCTGGACATGCTGGTTGCTGGAATTGGCTGGTGCTTTGCTACGTTGGGTGCAAATACCGATTTTGTGCCTGCCCTTCCGACTGCGTTTATGAAGCCGTTGAGCGGCAGCGGTGCGCGGGGAATGATGGTTGAAGCTATGCAGACTTATGGCGCCGATTCCTTTGTCGGAAGGCTTGCCTCCACTTTTCAAGGATCAACGGAAACGACTTTCTACACAATAGCGGTTTACTTTGGCGCGGTGAATATTCGCAAGGCCCGGTACACGGTGACCTGCGGATTGATCGCAGATTTGGCGGGTATAATAGCAGCGATTTTTATTGTTTATCTTTTCTTTGGGTAA